Below is a genomic region from Ailuropoda melanoleuca isolate Jingjing chromosome 8, ASM200744v2, whole genome shotgun sequence.
CCTTGGTTTTCATACTATAGACAATGGGGCTGACGACAGGTGGGAAGAAGAGGTAGGCATTGGCCAGGACAGTATGGAGGAGTGGAGGTAAGTGCTGCCCAAAACGATGAAGCAAGGAGAGGCTGATCATGGGCACATAGTACACAATAACAGCACAGATGTGTGACACACACGTGTTGAGTGCCCTCCACTGCCCAGTCCCAGAAGCTATTCCCAGTACTGTGTGAAGAATCAACACATAAGAAACCACAATGAACAATGAGTCCAGACCAAATGTGGAGGTAATGATAAACAGACCAAGGATGTTATTGGGGCGGGTGTCTCCACAGGGCAATTTGATTAGATCTGAATGGAGACAGTAAGAGTGTGTGAGGGCATTGTGGCCACAGAAAGGCAGGCCCTTcaggaggaagggcagtgggaaCATGAGCACCACACTTCGAAAGGCAATGGTGGCACCCATCCCAATGATGCGGGGAATTGTCAGGATGGTTGTGTAGCGCAGTGGGCTATAGATGGCCACAAAACGGTCTACAGACATAGCCAGAAGGACACCTGACTCCATGATGGTAAAAGAGTGCATGGAAAACATCTGGAGCAGACAACCACCAAAACTGATATCATAAATTCCACAGAGGAAAATGCCTAGCACAGTGGACATTGTGGAAGCAGAGACCCCAAGTTCAACAAAGGCTAGCATGGACAAAAAGAAGTACATGGGTTGGTGCAAAGCAGGGTCAATCTGGATGATATGAAGAATGATGCCATTTCCTACGAAGATGATGATGTACATCAGGCAGAAAGGGATGGATACCCATATGTGCTCTGTCTCTAGCCCTGGTATGCCAACAAGAGTGAATGTCGCAGGTGTGAACGCAATGGACCCATTGAAAACGTCATGGTGAGACTTCATTTGAAGATACATAGAAGCGCATAGGGACTGGAGAATATAAATCTCTGGTCAGTTATTATACATCAAATTTCAAGCTCTTGATAgtcttatttaaaacatttccttacCAAAGAGATGGACACTTATTTCTGAATCAAGGACACATGGAAACCATCCTGTGTGGAAGAGAAATCTATTTAGATATGAGTAAAGATTATTTCTCCATGGGCTACATGCCAAACACAAAAGGCATGAACAGAAATCTCCACTGGGCCATTTATGGCAGTGAAAGGCAGTGATAATAAGCATGGAAATGACAGCTTTCCATGGAAATTGAAGACTGAAGAAGGAGCTGGTAATTTTCTGCAGTTTGTGCAGGAATGAATGTAAGTAGCAAAAGAAATATAACACAGTAGTAAAGAGAATTCATGGTTCCAACACTTAATAGACTTGTGATCTTGGGAGAGCCACTTAAGTATCTGAGATACAGGTATTTGATATAAACAGAATAACAGTTACATaggataatgtatgtaaattgtTTGTCATTATATTTGGAACAGTAAATACTCAACACTGGAACTCAAAGGAATAATTAAGTATTAGAAAACGGggcaatggggcgcctgggtggcacagcggttaagcatctgccttccgctcagggcgtgatcccggcgttttgggatcgagccccacatcaggctcttccactatgagcctgcttcttcctctcccactccccctgcttgtgttccgtctctcgctggctgtctctatctctgtcgaataaataaataaaatcttaaaaaaaaaaagaaaaagaaaacagggctactttctcccagtttttagtatttttcaatgtctttttttaacttatcaGTTGACTCTTTCTCCACCTACTACCCACGGATGATGGGGAAAGCTTCTGTATTTTGTAGAAGGGTAAGTGTCTCCTGTTGGAACCTGGGGTCCAAAGCCATCAGGATCTCACAAGCTGAATATGATGGCAAGGATGGAGGTTAGGGCTAGAGTTCCTTATTGGGGAATAAGTTCATTAACTCTTAACTCTACTCATCTGTAGCAGAGCCTTGGGTGTGAAGGCGAGGAACCAGAGGTGGAATTCACGATAGGGCTTGGCACAGAGGTGCTGCATGAAGGTGAAGTCTTTTTCTCATACTGGGCTGGTGCTCCTGGTTAAGTATAACCAGTGGAGtgctaataaatgtttaaaaaccaacTGTCTGAGTAAAATACCCTGATCTGTAGCAGTTGCCAGTTTCTTTAGTTTAAATACTCACGCTGTGAGCAATTGCAGGCTACCAATATGATACAGAGCTGAGATGTTTATGAACAGCCTTCCCAACCTGGTGCAAGGCAGTTACCACGATAGCATTAAACATAACTGATCCTAGATACCAGATATTTTCTTACCAGGTGAACTGGCAGCAGGCACATCAATCCATGTCTCCTCTTTCTTGCTGTTTCCTTCTAACCAGGCCATAAGCACAGTTATTACTTTCCTTTATATGCACTTAACCGATCAGCATGGGAGGCAGGATGAGACAGAATCCTTCAGGGAGCAATTACCGAAGAATAATTATCCTTGGAAACCTCATCTAGATTCTGGAGAAGGGTAGAGAACCAGTCCCACTGACAGGCTTGCCAAGAAATATATGCTAAGGGTGTATagatgcaaaagaagaaaaagaaacaacaaataattaattttagcattaattactatttaaatatagaacatttgtttacattttaatatgtcttctattgtctttttttttttaaagattttttaatttctttattcgacagagatagagacagccagcgagagagggaacacagcagagagtgggagaggaagaagcaggctcatagaggaagagcctgatgtggggctcgatcccaaaacgccgggatcacgccctgagccgaaggcagatgcttaaccgctgtgccacccaggtgccccttctattgtcttttgactttatttttgtcctATACAATATACATCTCATACGTAATTTTTATGTCGTAAACATTTTTCtctatgacaatttttttttatcttgaacaGCTATTCTatacacaaattcaaaaatagaaacaattttggAGTTAAGATAGAACTGCAGATGGAGATGGGAAGTGATCTAAACAGTGATAGACATAGAGACAGTAATAATGATGGAGATTTTAATAGAATTGAGAGAAAGCGAGGAGAGTGTAGAGAACTTTAACTCCATCTGGAATTTGATTTGGGGACGTGGGTAACTAAGggtttcatttaattattcacaCATGTAGAAACCattttttcaatatatgtatTAACAGATAATCTGGTGCTTCCTCAACCATTTTGAGGGAATATATGTTTTAGtttaaatttgtatataaatacTGATCTATATCTCGACTCTGCAGTCTGCTTTTGGATCTAAATGTCTATTATGTCATATTTACACTGCTGCaattattgtatttataatatataaattcatatttaactggtcaaataatttttaaaaattgtcttacTTATAtctatgtttcttcttttaaataaacagtaCAACCCAGCATATAGAGAAATAGAGCAATGGCgcatatataaacattaaaaccacaaaattcttaggaaaaaacaTAGAGGTAAACTATCATGACCTTGGATTGGACAATAGATTCTCAAATGTGACACCAAAACattaacagcaaaataaaaaaccataGCTAAATTGtatttcatcagaattaaaaattttttttaaagattttatttatttattcgacagaaagagagacagacaacgaaagagggaacacaagcaaggggagtgggagaggaagaagcaggctcacagcagaggagcctgatgtggggctcgatcccacaacgctgggatcacgccctgagccgaaggcagacgtttaaccgctgtgccacccaggcgcccctagaattaaaatttttgacaTTATTAGATGacattatcaaaaaataaaatgataacctacaaaacaggagaaatattgcaaatgatatatctgtaAGGGCTTAATACctagagtatataaagaactcaaacaatTCAAAAccaagacaacccaatttaaaaataagcagaggaaaaaaaataggcagaggacttGGATGATTATTTTGCTAAAGACAATACGCAAATAGCCAACGGCTCATgaactaaaaattaaaaccataatgagatactattTCACACTTACTAAAAtgtctggaattttaaaattaaaaactaacaaaTTGTGGCAAAGATAGGGAAAATTGGAACCATCATAAATTCCTGGTGgtgatgtaaaatggtgcaaatTCTGTGGAAAACTGTCTGGCaggttcttaaaaaaattaggcATAGAATTCCATATAGcgcagtaattccactcctgagtATGTAGCCCCCAAATTAAAAGCAGgtattcaaacaaatacttgtacaTGGATTTTCCctgtagcattatttacgatagccatATGGCGGAAACAACCGAAGTGtacatcaacagatgaatgtataaaacaatgtatatacatacaaatggGACATTAttcatccatacaatggaatgaaTTATGGATACATGCTACAAGATGgttgaaacttgaaaacattatgttgagtgaaataagccaggcacaaaatataaatattatattattctaCTTACACAAGTAAGcaaattcataaaaatgtatagtagattagaggttaccagggggGTGAGGAGTTATTGGTTAAGAGGTATAGTTTCCCGAAGCGATCTGAtctgtcaaagaaagacaaatagcatatgatttcacctatatgtggaatttaggaaacaaaacagatgaacgtgtGGGTagggaacaaaaaaaaagaagaagaagaagaagaaaggaggaagggggagacaaactataagagactctgaatgatagagaacaaaccgagggttgaccgagggaggtaggtgggggatgggctagttggtgatgggtattgaggagggcacttgggatgagcactgggtgttatatgtaaggatgaatcactgaattctactcctgaaaccaatattgcaatgtatgttaactagaatttaagtaaaaattggaagaaaaaaaaattgagtgttcctctgttttaataaaactgtatttcttcGCCCcaacccccaaaaaagaaaaagaggtataGAGTTGCTGTTTTGGGTGATGAAAAATTTTGGAATTGGTGTTGATGGttatataacattataaatattattaatttcattgaattgtacttttaataaatgttatagaTAATAAATGTTATGGCACatatatttcaccacaataaaaaaattgaaaaaaaaatcagtaggcaAGCAATAAAATAGGTTAGCATTTAATTGGGATTATGCTGAATTTATGGGTTGTTTTGGAGTCAGTATTATTACAATGAACAATAtgcaatgaacatttatttcagGTACACATACCTTTTTGTTTaccaagtcattttattttttttttatttttttaagtttttatttatttatttgtgaaagagagaatgggcaagagagggggagggagaagcagactccctgctgaacagggaagcctgacacagggctggatcccaggaccctgggttcatgacctgacctgaaagcaaacacttgagccacccaggcactcattgtttagcattttaaatgacatcattttctatttcattcttccATTTATTATAGCTGCTATAAAACATTATGGACTTTCccacagctttattgaagtataataggCAATCAAAAATCGCTTATATTGGATGTGTGTAACTGATGACCAATGTaagtatacattatgaaatattcaCCAAAACCAAGCCAATCAACATAtctatcacttcacacctgtaccattttcctattttttttctcttttgtggtgAGAATACccaagatctactctctcagcaaatttcaagtacacaatacaCTATAAATATATggatttgtggggcgcctgggtggcacagcggttaggtgcctgcctttggctcagggagtgattccggagttatgggatcaagccccacatcaggctcctccgctaggtgcctgcttcttcctctcccactccccctgcttgtgttccgtctctcgctggctgtgtctatctctgttgaataagtaaataaaagaaaatattttaaaaaatatatatatggatttgTACGCTGCTTTTCTGGAACTCCGTTGACTTTCTTATGCTTTATAAAGCCtaggaaaataagtaaataaataaataaaaatcatttgataaaatctagaatttgtttttttttcccccaattcttATACTTCTTTAACTTGTATTAGCTAAAACCCCAATTATAACATGATATTCTGCGTCAGTCTTGATGCTGCGTATACTAGTCTATTTAGCCTCTTCACACTTTGGGATACATTTTCCTGATGCCCTATTCTTTCCATCACAGAGTTTCACCATTGCCGAGATCACTTAGGACAGAGCAAAAACCACAAGAAGGAAGATTTATTCTTCTGACTCTGTAGTCTCTCTAAATTTACCTCTGGGGAAAGCTATCGCTCAACTACTCAGATGACATATTCTTTAATTCTCTGTGTCTCAGAGTCTGAAATTAAATTACCCAGCCTCCTCTTCTTAGGAAAGCCTGTTCTCACTTAACAATTTCTTAGTGCCCTGTTTAATTGCATCTGGAAGAATATGTCAGTTTTCTCTAAGCTCCTCCAGAGCTCTCCATTTCTATATTGTGTGGTATTCCATCTTTCTTATTCATTGTTCCCCAGTTGAAGATTTAGCGGGCAGGAGACAGTAAGATATGGAGAATCACCTTCAAAATTTCCAGGGCCCTGGCTCAGTAATGGTGCCTTCAGCAGCAAAGCACAGACAGCGGTCTCCTACCTCCCTCAGTATCCACACATCCCTGAGCCCTCGAcctgaaattttcttaaaatcaaaGCTATGTTATTTCAATCATTGTTTATCCTATCATACTTCATACATTCTGGGTGGGTAGTTGGCATTTTCTTAGTTCCCCAGTGCCAAAATCAAGCATTTAATGTTTAAGTCTCACTTAAACCACTCATTTAAGCAACTATTTTGTCAGCATATTGTAATCTATTTACTCTCAGACTATCCATCGTTCCTTGGAGAATTTGGCCCTGAaccagaatattattttttttaaagatttatttatttattagacagagagagacagccagcgagagagggaacgcaagcagggggagtgggagagggagaagcaggctcccagtggaggagcctgatgtggggctcgatccctgaacgcagggatcacgccctgagccgaaggcagacgcttaatgactgcgccacccaggcgccccgaaccaGAATATTATTTGCTGCAACTTTCTGTCAACATTTTATGTGACTTCCATATCTATGACGATGACCCATTTCAACCACTTTTCTTCACATTATTGGTAGCAGGGCTAGGTTCAGTTTGGTGAACTGGGTTCTTTAGTGTCTCTGTTCATAAAAATTACCATcatcaccaaaataaaattatacttattaAATGCCAAGTGCATCATACAtcatatttcatttacttatcaaTCCAATAAAGAAGGTactaaaataattccattttaccAGTCAAAAACCAATACTTACATAACAGGACAATCTTATATGCTTAGTGTGGGATAGGCAAACAAGGATTTCTaatatcaaagtatttttttaccTCCTAAAGTAGATTTCCTTGATGAAATTCAAGTGAATATAACATATATTTCAAGCCAAGATAATTATTAGGACTCCAAGAGTCAAGGAACCAGCCTTTGATTTCTCTCACTgatattatacatacataaatgtgcATACACActtatatgatatatacataacagaaaaacaaagagaaagactAATCCAGAAAAAGCTGTAAATGTTCAAGAAAATGcttccaatttctttttattgctttcttcaagtgcaaataaggtcacatttcaCATTCCCACAGCATGTGATAGACCTTGAGAAAGCAGAGATTAtaaacatatttactttttttcagattataataatatcttcttaaataaattatgatacagtCTAGAgacaaattttacaaaattatatttggTGTGATAAAAGCATTTCCAGGGAAGGTAACATGTAAACATGCTATGTAATCTTTTACTGCCTTTTAATTTTGGCCTGGGTATggcatttttaatcttttactcCCTCCTTCAGTGAAGTCTCTATTAACAGAATGCTTCATTGATATTTGGGCCTGAAGTCCC
It encodes:
- the LOC105234989 gene encoding olfactory receptor 51I2-like, which gives rise to MYLQMKSHHDVFNGSIAFTPATFTLVGIPGLETEHIWVSIPFCLMYIIIFVGNGIILHIIQIDPALHQPMYFFLSMLAFVELGVSASTMSTVLGIFLCGIYDISFGGCLLQMFSMHSFTIMESGVLLAMSVDRFVAIYSPLRYTTILTIPRIIGMGATIAFRSVVLMFPLPFLLKGLPFCGHNALTHSYCLHSDLIKLPCGDTRPNNILGLFIITSTFGLDSLFIVVSYVLILHTVLGIASGTGQWRALNTCVSHICAVIVYYVPMISLSLLHRFGQHLPPLLHTVLANAYLFFPPVVSPIVYSMKTKETKEIRNSIARTLPRKRRGV